The following are from one region of the Clostridiales bacterium genome:
- a CDS encoding ankyrin repeat domain-containing protein, with protein MKKGFLKAICLVGVLAFTIPVVGYCYNASCKKSVVLDDNTKINRLFRAVEEDDIEVVKLLIETGVDVNVKNDNGDTPLHIVRNVEIAKLLVKNGADVNARNNNGDTPLHIVRNVEIAKLLIENGADVKTRNDNEDTPLHIVRNVEIAKLLIENGADVNARNNNGETPLHKAADCGFRVIRNNEYVIKGDAKIAKLLIENGADVNARDNNGETPLHKTYYLNLHEGFKQLPSVSPNAVALVLVENGADEDAINNEGRKPGDFGHVHPDCIRFGVDGYIRCY; from the coding sequence ATGAAGAAAGGATTTTTGAAAGCAATATGTTTAGTAGGAGTATTAGCTTTTACGATACCAGTGGTAGGTTATTGTTATAATGCAAGTTGTAAAAAAAGTGTAGTATTAGATGATAACACAAAAATTAATAGGCTTTTTCGTGCTGTAGAAGAAGATGACATAGAAGTAGTAAAGTTACTAATAGAAACTGGAGTCGATGTAAATGTAAAGAATGACAATGGAGATACCCCATTGCATATTGTAAGGAATGTAGAGATAGCAAAATTATTAGTAAAGAATGGAGCAGATGTAAATGCGAGAAATAATAATGGAGATACCCCATTGCATATTGTAAGGAATGTAGAGATAGCAAAGTTATTAATAGAGAATGGAGCAGATGTAAAGACAAGGAATGATAATGAAGATACCCCATTGCATATTGTAAGGAATGTAGAGATAGCAAAGTTATTAATAGAGAATGGAGCAGATGTAAATGCAAGAAATAATAATGGAGAAACACCATTGCATAAGGCTGCTGATTGTGGATTTCGAGTTATAAGAAATAATGAATATGTAATTAAGGGAGATGCAAAGATAGCAAAGTTATTGATAGAAAATGGAGCAGACGTAAATGCTAGAGATAATAATGGAGAAACACCATTGCATAAAACCTACTATCTAAACTTACATGAGGGATTTAAGCAATTACCGTCTGTGTCACCAAATGCGGTAGCACTTGTATTAGTAGAGAATGGAGCAGATGAAGATGCGATAAATAATGAGGGAAGAAAACCAGGAGATTTTGGTCACGTACACCCAGATTGCATACGTTTCGGAGTAGATGGTTACATTCGTTGTTATTAA